The Aedes albopictus strain Foshan chromosome 1, AalbF5, whole genome shotgun sequence genomic interval ctcgagaaccacgcttaacttcccttccgaaggaagaactcacattttgcgagtttgtcgggagtgggattcgatcccaggtcctcggcgtgatagtcaagtgttctaaccaacacaccaggtccgctccaccagagTAGAAGGGCTTGAAATAGTACAGCAGCAATAGGCTCCTTAAACCCTATCAAGATTTTTGGTTTAAACCACACAATATAATCACACAATAGCGTccaaacccgtgaaaatcaatatcatcatcaacattgttgtcacttcgtggAATGGCTCATGAgctacagatacaggtggcgcagataaacattgcgaaccactaattgtatcttttgttctaccgctgaacttatgcaactcaattagtgacgtcattGCATTTGAATCCCCAGTGCGAAAAAAGTCAAGTTCCATCAAGTCAAggtcgacctcaaatgtcaaactagaactatttaccattttactcatgattttacttatttcgaattttcttatTATTGCTTCGGTTTTCGAGTGTCCCGTaatgtgggtagatcaccttagaatggtgcgttgcggcgtaagatctaccaccacattAAATTTCGATCTTGTTCATGTTTTCATGCCTTaagtggccgatcagtggtgagcagacattccaggatcgagatttgatgtgcttttttaatgttttgttgctaatccacattttatttcaggagtaatcaggtaaatgttttgtttataaatgcttattaatcatgtttatgattgtttttcaaacaaatgtataacaaaatatatacaacacacactgacatacattacatatacatatctcatcatatattgggaaagggagggaccatcagggcacccgattgaaacgatttggacaggagcttggaactgcctcctccttgttgttaacatttcgtggattgagggcgggctcttcgaccccatctattgggagtattctgtcaatcgagggcttgattttgcagttgttcgtgagaacattcttctggaaggagattcttttcccctgacgcgggtttcgcgcaagtgtctctgcttgcgggtccgcacaaccctttttggcccttcatacaggagaatgactgaccactaacaacagcacaatcttgatcaaatcgcttttcagattattccagtgctataggcagctgccttgctacaatagatggtagaacaatatcatcatcacatcatattCCTTCGGTTTTCggtttgacacaacttttggaatgtggtgagataggtatagtatctacccgtgtacaacatttcaagtcaattggttcagaattgactgagttatagtggaaaacagacgaatatagaagccaccgcccaagtggcgcgataccctaccgtAACATTACCTAATTTTAATCACTTTTTTCTGTTGCTAATTTCACCCACGCCATTTGTTTTGCATATGGTGTAAACGTAATTAGGAACCGAACAAAAGTGCTGCAAATATTATCGCGAGGCGAATGGAACGATTGATTCCAGCTCTGGATTGTAGTGCGTGAGAACTAAGTCAGATGAAAGAAGTTCCTTGAAGTTCTGAAGCTTGCTGGTATTCGGACGTCCAGATGAACTTATTCCCTTATTTGAGGAGCTTGTCGAATGTATACTTTAGTGTTCTCATACTTCGGACAAAGCTAGTGCTGACGCAGGAGACGACCAAGAAAGGTACCTCGTACATAACAGTTTCTCAGGAGGTATTCGGCTAAAAAAATGCAGGCGTGATCCCTAAtggcgaaggcaactctccagtataaacacctggacgagatcaccgacgcagagaAGCTCGCAGACGCACTTAAGCAGTAAGTGCATCGATCTGCTGCGAAAAGGTCCGGCAGGCACAcagatcgccacgatcaagctGCATGTAGTCAGCAAGATCAGAATCTACAAGCCGCCAGAGGCGTGCTTTAAGTGTTGCGAGCAAGGACACACGTAATGGGCATGTAAATGTAAAGGCAAACACGAGCAAACTCTGCATGACGTGCGGAGTGGAAGGCCagatgtactactgcagttgttatgtccCCCCAAGTGGccaatagaccagttctcgtctatactGGATTCgttatcaagcgcactagtgggattgagtcccatgGTCATCTCTacagacttcaacgcctgggcgattgaatgGGGTAGCCGCTCGACTAAATGTCGCGAACACAGGCGACAAAAAACATACAGTAGggacggtgcagagtccatcattgatgtgacctacTGAAGCCCGGATCTAAACCCTAGCTTGGACTGGAGGGTCggcgatggatacacgcacagtgaccatctagcGATTccatacagggtggaacacggaggaagacgatcacagccgaaggtcatcgactgtcatcgggatggctgacctcgcgctccGATAAGCCGGCAATTGTggagcgtgcttcgaaaatctcagtcaggcagccaacacgaccccttggggtgGTGCCTAcatagtagtcatggccaaaacaaaGAGTGCGTCAGTACCCCCAGAACGCTCTCCCGAGATGCTGCCGAacatcgtggaaacgttgttcccgcgccacgatgcAAGACCATGGACGCCCGTCTCCTATAAGCAAACCGGTCAAAGCGAGGTCGCCCCGTTGACGAAgaacgagctcatcgcaatagcaataggaaattggatgacctccagtctctcattcagcacgctggttgaaagagtttgatttggctcataatttaaaaaataatagttgataccctaaggaacaactttgtagaagaccacgtaatgataaaacttaatttagttgcggtttcagctaacgaaagcaggatgaggacatctttccctgtttactctcggttgttacatgcagcacgtgtttgcagtTCGAAACTACAGttttacatcataggcggctatgttgtccttcattttaaTTGCTCACGCACCTGGGCGGGTGGGTATCGAAATAGTGAAggattacatagctgcctatgatgtagctcgcaagcttcgaccgacaaacacgtgcttcatgtaacaaccgagagtaaacgggggaagatgttcgTCGGCTGAAacagcaactaaattaagttttatcatgatatggtcttctacaaagttgttccttagggtatcaactaccatttttttcaattctgagctaaatcgaactcgctgaaccggcgtactgagtgagagactgtaggtcatccaatttcccatatatttgggctgaatatcccatacaaaccttcaactcatttgcgccagctcagttttaaatcgattgagctgaatctttcacagattgttcttctcatcaaaaggcacgattctagagggtgccccgttattttttgcaacttttttttctcgccatacaaatgtgggccggtctaatgggacaaacatcaaattctcgctccagtcgacttttttgattccatttaggtctcatatgaactgtgcaaaatttcagcgcaatcggtgaaactataatttccGCTTGCgctggttcaaagttttcatacgatttactatgggaaaagttacactttcagataaaaaatcccagaggtcgccccttgtctccttaattcaaatcgatcaatgcttcttgtagaaaaaatcatttatgaaactttccttcgaagaccgcaaaacaattggatgcttgtggaaaaagttactgATTTATTACCGACTAGTGATcttacgaacggctttttgtttcgttttattggcagcactgtagctgctgcctttggctgctgctgtttctgggggtggtgatgcctcccgccaccccatgcaacaacggcagcagcagtgctgctgataaaacaaaagccATTCGTTagatcactaattggtaataaatcaataactttttccacaagcatccaatcgttttgcggtcttcgaaggaaagtttcataaatgatttttctacaagaagcgttgatcgatttgaattaaggagacaaaggacgacctctgggattttttgtttgaaagtgtaacttttcccatagtaaatcctatgcaaactttgaaccgcttgcgctaaattatagtttcaccgattgcgctgaaattttgtacagttcatatgggacctaaactgcccctattcgcataacagtcccatgtttgctgggtttcctattcacatgggactgttgtgccaatgggggcagtaaatgggatctaaaaagttgactggagcgaggatttattttttccatacaagcgtcacagagaacagacatccaggctagaacaaatttcattcagaaagttgtgtaaggatttgaatcttcacttgagcgaggatttattttttccatacaagcgtgtcccatactactggacaccgccgggaaactgttggaacaggtcattctgttgaggatgatggTTTGTACCGGAAACCCagtgactctggcctctcggataaagCAATTCGGCTTTGTGACAAAAACGGccgatagcgctccaaaagaagcgagcGGGAATCCACTATTGTGCCGTTGGCAAGAAGAGGTACAACACCACCGCCTTAGCATAATTGTCACATgcgcatttttggcaatattgagattttgcagcccatgaccatgtctcatggtgtactatcatataggcaaatgaaaatatgtagtttgttccgaaaattgttgaaaaaatgcaacgccgatttgtcacattctgaaaagtggacgcataagtgtcacgtttcattggaaatcctatgaaattttaaaacagctctaaaacaaaaattagtgctcaaactcaaaattggttgatgttagaacacgattcggcATTAATGCTACATAGTTGAGACAACTTACTTTTTCGAACGCgatttggacgcgattttctcgattgtcagtttttgcacatgtgacatttatgcgtccaccggcagtcaaggcggtagctggtgtaACTAACGCTCACTAATAGAGAGTTCTCATATAtgccccccttctcgaagtcaccCCTAACGGGCGAACCGCGAAGGAAAGGAAGAGAAACATGAGGTTTTAGTAGGTCGACCGCCACATAACCCGATGACCCACCTCTTGGGTCCTGATCAACAGATTTCCGCATTCTATAAAAAAGAGGATGTGTAGGAGTGGGTTTCCCTGGagtcacccacatcgtcttggacgCGATGACGCCAcgatttcgattcccgcatcttgtcttgtaccaatgtttagggaacccaaatgcattgtcaatggaaTAACTCATTGGCTGctaacaatcctattgggtgggaatagggatgtcaccTACGtggtcttggagctacagaggaggtggcgcatggactcggagaatggctagcgcAGACGCTGTGGTCCAAGGGTTTGGAGTCGGCTAcgtactgccggtggacgcataaatgtcccatgtgcaaaaacagacaatcgagaaaatcgcgtccaaagttcgaaaacgtcaattgtctcaactatgaagtataagtgctgaatcgtgttctaacatcaacgaattttgaatttgagcactaatttttgttttagagcgattttattgttccataggatttccaatgaaacgtgacgcttatgcgtccactttttagaatgttacaaatcggccttgcattttttcaacaattttcagaaCAAACTATCTATTTTTATTTCCTTATATGATAGTGCaccatgatacatggtcatgggctgcaaaatctcaatattgcacatgggacaattatgcttccaccggcagcgtAGGTCTTACCGGTGACCTGCGGTCAAAAGCGAGTCAtctatgttcgttgctgcaggctacaagAAGCAATGCCTGCTTGGTGATtgcggagagacgaagggtttcgCGGCCattggaatgttgtttagtgggtcggaaAGAGAGAAGTCCTGAATTTTACTTGTAGAAGACGATCTTAATTCCACACTACCTGGACTTTCTTGTTCAGGTGcccgttgagcagattatccccccccCCTGGTTTAAAAACAGAGAAGCAGCAGCGAACCGAATTGTGCGGCGTAGTACCTATCGTGGACTCAGCCTTATCTATGTAAAAATATTGcactaaataaaataaattaaatgaacgGAGGCATAACAGCCGAGAAATTGCAGTGGGAAAAATGGAGACTCAGCTTAATTGTGTTCTGCATGTTTGATTGAATAAACCTATTTAAAATGTTGATATGATAGTTAAAAGGATAAAATCCTTAAACAGACGTTGGACACTAAAACAATATCAAACGGTACTTACGTGTTCCCTTCACCACAATGGACACGGAGAAGCCGGGCCGCTCCCGGAGGGCCCTATTGGCGAACGCCACACGGAGCAGATGCCCCCGGTACTGTCGCAGATGCATATCGAGTGCCTTCACTGCCTGGTCGTACGTGTCAAAGGTCAGGAAAGCGCGCTTGATGTTAGCCGAGTTGATGGCAAACTTGACCGACACGATTTGGCCGAATTTGCCGAAGATTTCGACCATCTGGTCCTCGGTGGTTCCCGGCGGTAGGTTTCCAACGAAAACTGCAAATAGTGGGGAAACGGATTACGGTGGATTTCAAACGGATGATCTAGAAAATCAAAAGTTACTTACTGCAATTGGAAGTCTCTTTGTTTTCCTCGGTCTGGAATGCATATCTGGTGGGTTCCTTCGGAACCGAAGGATCATCCCACAGCTTCGCCGTTGAGGTCAGCGGCGCCGGACTAAGCGAAAGAGATGAGCTGTCCTTGGATCGGCTTCGACGGTACACTCGCGACTGCGGAATACCCTTTTGAGTTGATCGTCTGGGCGATCGCGATCGTGAACGGTTCACTGGTGATCGCGACCGAGAGCGGCGTCTCTCCGACCGGTAGACAGTGCGCAGCGCAGGGCTTGGGTTGCGACGGTAGCGATCTGGAGATTTCGAAACGGAGCGATCGTACCGCAACAGTGGACTGGAAAGCAGGGCCTTCGAGAATGGGCTCAAGCTCTTACGACGCTGAGATGATCGCATGGTCGGAGAACGAGACAAACGTGTGCGGGACGGCGATCGCGATCGGGAGTATGGCGACCGGCTTCGCACTCTGCGCAAACTAGACGGTAGTACAGGTGAATCCGATCGGGATCTCCTTGTGCTAAACTGAGGAGGTTCTGGAGCTGGAGGAATGGAATCTGAGTTCGAACTGACGCTCAATGCGTCTTCGTTCTTCAATTGTTTGGATTCACTTTCCAGGCGTAACTTTTCGGCTTTTTCAAAACGATCTTGCGCAGACAGTGGAACTGTAGCATAGATAGAGTCGTCCAATGTATCCGTTTCGATCGGTGGTTTCGACTCTTTGGTTTGCCATGGAGCCAAATTGTTGCTTTCGGGTATAGGTTCCGGAACGTTGTTTGGAGGAACTTCGAAAGGGCGATTTGGATGATCCTTTGGAACCTGCGGGGGTGCTTGCACAACGGCAGGTCCGGCAGGAGCATTAATGGTACTCAAATAATCCTGATGGATCAGCGACAATAGTTGTAACTGTTGTGGATATGTGAACAGTGTAAACGTATTGGCATATGCGAAGCCATTTTGACCACTAATCAGAAAATTTATTTTAGCATCCGGTTTCATTTCTAAAAAGTGTGGAACATTGATAAACTGGTTCACTATTCCATGGACCAGGCGGAATTGCTCAATCATCGGTAAAGAAGTAAATGCTTGAATATTCAGCATTCTAGATTCGATAACTTGCATCAGACGTCGCATTGCTGGAGTCACGATTGGGTTTTGATTTACTGGGCCGCCAGGACCCATCACTGGACCACCAGGACCCATCATTGGGCCCCCTGGACCCATCATCGGACCCCCTGGACCCATCATGGGACCACCCGGTCCCATCATAGGACCTCCTGGGCCCATCATAGGACCACCTGGACCCATCATAGGACCACCTGGACCCATCATAGGACCTCCTGGACCCATCATTGGGCCTCCTGGACCCATCATTGGACCTCCAGGGCCCATCATGGGGCCTCCAGGACCCATCATGGGACCTCCTGGGCCCATCATGGGGCCTCCTGGACCCATCATCGGACCTCCAGGTCCTCCCATTGGACCTCCAGGTCCTCCCATCGGACCTCCAGGTCCTCCCATTGGACCTCCTGGTCCCATCATTGGTCCTCTCGGGCCCATCGGCATCGGTCCACTAGGGCCCATCGGACCTCCTACCGCTACTGGAGCACCGGGACCCATGGGCATTGGCCCACTGGTCATAATCTTGCCAGGTCCGTTCAAATTAATAGCTCGCAAGTTAGGCCTCTGATCATTTGTTGCCAGTTTGAGTTGAGGCGACTGCTGCGTAACGCCTGAAGCAGACATGCCCGAAGCGCTGGCGTTCACCCTGCTAACGACGACCCTGTGGGTCTTGACCAAGATAACCCGCAGTGCTGCGTCGTACCAACGCTTTTGCTCCATGCACACATAAGCTACGGCGGGAGACGTTCTCAGAACAAATTTCACGTTTCCAATGTCGCTGAACCGATCATAGATGTCCTCATCCAAGATCGACATATTCAATCCGGCCACTATGACACTCAGTTCCGGATCGAGATACAGGTTCTCGTTGGCCATGTGAATAAGCAAACGTTTGCCAGTCATGAAGTTCTGGTTCAAAGTGCAGGCTCGTCTCGCTTCCAGCCGAGTATCGAAGCTCAGAAATGCTTGCTTAATGCCGGAAGGTTTGATCGTTTCCCGAAAGTTAGTCACGTTGCCACACTTTTTAAAATAGTCCCGAAATTGGATCATTGCCGTTCCGGGTGGATAGTTCATCACGACAACTAAGGAAAAGGAAAGATGAATTTAGAATGTTTTGTTTATGCTTTTTTTTGCAAATACCCACCTTCATTTTTATAGAATTCTGGATTTGGACTCCTGTAGTCATTATTTGGGATCGTTCGAACGCGGGACATTTCTTTCTGATCTTCCTTT includes:
- the LOC109400494 gene encoding uncharacterized protein LOC109400494, with protein sequence MGDGRSSSSSSSAAGGLLVYVGNIPKAATEDQMRKFFSNCKGIVSFSFRLDDCLYCPTKIAFVKFSNRYDEDRALRMNQTFFQGKRIFVASVDSDRNFTPRYAVMVKNLNEYVTEEDVYDHFKNIGAIECVQKPAVNYAYISFERSESSQRALAIKNRNLKGVDMEVFPVKRNISMMLEKPKLLAFTDIKDKCDALGLRYEPEAEMQTKLLVTNIPRNVAEEEVIDYLSKFGKIIDWEMQKSPISVLTNIGYVTYLNPKTARFVYLFTPHNFQGVALDIYNPRITYGEVKSNTAVLLKRTNVYLTNDEIFQAMNECGRVAYIHRVDSARYCTIVRFMFPVAVVTALKIKRVAEENVYITRFTEQSYLSDMAPIPEVTPKSSLRLYKESLLRKLIEKEDQKEMSRVRTIPNNDYRSPNPEFYKNEVVVMNYPPGTAMIQFRDYFKKCGNVTNFRETIKPSGIKQAFLSFDTRLEARRACTLNQNFMTGKRLLIHMANENLYLDPELSVIVAGLNMSILDEDIYDRFSDIGNVKFVLRTSPAVAYVCMEQKRWYDAALRVILVKTHRVVVSRVNASASGMSASGVTQQSPQLKLATNDQRPNLRAINLNGPGKIMTSGPMPMGPGAPVAVGGPMGPSGPMPMGPRGPMMGPGGPMGGPGGPMGGPGGPMGGPGGPMMGPGGPMMGPGGPMMGPGGPMMGPGGPMMGPGGPMMGPGGPMMGPGGPMMGPGGPMMGPGGPMMGPGGPMMGPGGPMMGPGGPMMGPGGPVMGPGGPVNQNPIVTPAMRRLMQVIESRMLNIQAFTSLPMIEQFRLVHGIVNQFINVPHFLEMKPDAKINFLISGQNGFAYANTFTLFTYPQQLQLLSLIHQDYLSTINAPAGPAVVQAPPQVPKDHPNRPFEVPPNNVPEPIPESNNLAPWQTKESKPPIETDTLDDSIYATVPLSAQDRFEKAEKLRLESESKQLKNEDALSVSSNSDSIPPAPEPPQFSTRRSRSDSPVLPSSLRRVRSRSPYSRSRSPSRTRLSRSPTMRSSQRRKSLSPFSKALLSSPLLRYDRSVSKSPDRYRRNPSPALRTVYRSERRRSRSRSPVNRSRSRSPRRSTQKGIPQSRVYRRSRSKDSSSLSLSPAPLTSTAKLWDDPSVPKEPTRYAFQTEENKETSNCIFVGNLPPGTTEDQMVEIFGKFGQIVSVKFAINSANIKRAFLTFDTYDQAVKALDMHLRQYRGHLLRVAFANRALRERPGFSVSIVVKGTQYTEIDVFNTFKLCGDISYLWTRSYKTDGNMTALYHVIDFKHRDAVLVALETHKLVTGSKCKVGAIVR